A genome region from Dendrosporobacter quercicolus includes the following:
- the pheT gene encoding phenylalanine--tRNA ligase subunit beta, producing the protein MRASVKWLKDYVDFTQQPEELGEMLTMAGVPVEGIAYLGKDIDMVVTGKLVKIEKHPNADKLQICKVDVGAEVLTIVTGASNVAEGQIVPVALAGAQLPSGLKIKESKLRGVMSSGMLCSATELNLDPKMLSAEEKSGILILDHATAVGRDIKQVLGLDDVVLEFELTANRADCFSVLGLAREIAVLTGGQLKKPMLSLKETGDEKTAGLVRVEIKDPDLCSRFAGRVLRNVKVGPSPEWLKQRIQAAGMRSINNVVDVTNFVMLELGQPMHAYDYHLLARHTIVVRKAQPGERMTTLDGVKRELSPDMLVIADAVQAVGIAGVMGGLATEVTANTQTVLLEAAAFNNVSIRRTAKALGLRSEASGRFERGVDTANVIRALDRAAGLLEEMGACQVCQGIVDVYPDFCLPRQVTFTPAQINRHLGTNVPAATMADILRRLEFEVETTKEKFTATVPTWRADVSCPADIAEEVARIYGFNHIPSTTPGGNMMSGGQSYEQTIGDKIKTILAGAGLDEIISFSFTHPAVFDQLNLPADSSLRTAVPILNPITDDFPLLRTTLTGGVLETVARNLARKNEDIKIYELGPVYLPRKLPLTELPDEPQMLCGALSGRRNELAWNNGRDNVDFYDVKGVAETLLQGLGIKAAQVAAGEHYALHPGKTAVFSIQDDVLGSIGEVHPAVAAAFNLKRKVFLFEFNAGLLAKHAVLLNQYEVLPKYPAMARDLALVLAEDITAKQVDTAIKSSAGALLTNVRLFDVYTGEQVPAGMKSLAFSLTFQSQERTLTDAEVDAHYQNIVAHLEKTLQAKLRS; encoded by the coding sequence ATGCGGGCATCTGTAAAATGGCTTAAAGATTATGTTGATTTCACCCAGCAGCCTGAAGAGCTTGGGGAAATGCTGACAATGGCCGGCGTGCCGGTAGAAGGTATTGCCTATTTAGGTAAGGACATTGACATGGTTGTTACAGGCAAGCTTGTTAAAATAGAGAAACATCCTAATGCGGATAAATTACAGATCTGTAAGGTGGATGTGGGCGCTGAGGTTTTAACCATTGTTACCGGGGCTTCCAATGTTGCAGAGGGCCAGATTGTGCCGGTGGCGCTGGCAGGCGCGCAGCTGCCCAGCGGTCTGAAGATTAAGGAGAGTAAATTGCGCGGCGTTATGTCCAGTGGGATGTTATGCTCGGCGACTGAATTAAACCTTGATCCCAAGATGTTGTCGGCTGAAGAAAAATCCGGAATTCTCATCCTGGATCATGCGACTGCCGTGGGCCGGGATATTAAACAAGTGCTGGGCCTGGATGATGTTGTATTGGAATTTGAACTGACGGCCAATCGCGCCGACTGTTTCAGTGTACTGGGACTGGCCCGGGAAATTGCAGTGTTAACCGGCGGCCAGTTGAAAAAACCGATGCTTAGTCTTAAGGAAACGGGCGATGAAAAAACGGCCGGACTTGTGCGGGTGGAAATCAAAGATCCTGATTTATGTTCGCGTTTTGCCGGCAGGGTACTGAGAAATGTCAAGGTAGGTCCGTCGCCGGAATGGCTTAAACAGCGAATTCAGGCGGCGGGAATGCGTTCAATTAACAATGTTGTGGATGTAACCAACTTTGTCATGCTGGAATTAGGACAGCCTATGCATGCCTATGATTATCATTTATTGGCCCGTCACACCATCGTTGTGCGCAAAGCGCAGCCGGGTGAACGAATGACTACTTTAGACGGAGTGAAGCGGGAATTGTCGCCCGATATGCTAGTCATTGCCGATGCTGTGCAGGCTGTTGGCATTGCCGGTGTAATGGGCGGGCTGGCCACTGAGGTTACCGCCAATACGCAGACGGTTCTGTTAGAAGCGGCGGCCTTTAATAATGTCAGCATCAGGCGAACCGCAAAGGCGCTGGGCCTGCGGTCGGAAGCCTCCGGCCGTTTTGAGCGGGGGGTGGATACGGCCAATGTTATCCGGGCGCTTGACCGGGCAGCCGGCTTATTGGAAGAAATGGGGGCCTGCCAGGTATGCCAGGGCATTGTGGATGTATATCCTGATTTTTGTCTGCCGCGTCAGGTTACCTTCACTCCTGCCCAAATTAACCGGCATTTAGGCACGAACGTGCCGGCTGCGACTATGGCTGACATTTTGCGCCGGCTGGAGTTTGAAGTGGAAACGACTAAGGAGAAATTTACGGCGACTGTACCTACCTGGCGTGCTGATGTGAGCTGCCCGGCCGATATTGCCGAAGAAGTAGCCCGTATTTACGGGTTTAACCATATTCCGTCCACTACGCCCGGCGGCAATATGATGAGCGGCGGGCAAAGCTACGAACAGACCATCGGCGATAAAATAAAAACCATTTTGGCCGGCGCCGGACTTGATGAGATTATTTCGTTTAGCTTTACTCATCCGGCTGTTTTTGATCAGCTTAATCTGCCTGCAGACAGCAGTCTGCGTACGGCTGTGCCAATCTTAAATCCGATTACCGACGATTTTCCCCTGCTGCGGACAACCTTAACCGGGGGCGTTTTAGAAACGGTTGCCCGCAATCTAGCCCGAAAAAACGAGGATATCAAAATTTATGAGCTTGGACCGGTTTATCTGCCGCGTAAGCTGCCGCTGACCGAACTGCCGGATGAACCGCAGATGTTATGCGGCGCTTTGTCTGGCAGGCGTAATGAATTGGCCTGGAATAACGGCCGGGATAACGTCGATTTTTATGATGTCAAAGGCGTGGCCGAGACACTGCTCCAGGGACTGGGAATCAAAGCGGCGCAGGTTGCCGCAGGCGAGCATTATGCTCTGCATCCCGGCAAAACTGCTGTTTTCAGCATTCAGGATGATGTATTAGGCAGTATTGGTGAAGTACACCCGGCGGTTGCGGCCGCGTTTAATTTAAAACGTAAGGTATTTCTGTTTGAATTTAATGCCGGGCTGCTGGCTAAACATGCCGTATTGCTCAACCAATATGAGGTTTTGCCCAAATATCCCGCAATGGCCCGTGATTTAGCCCTTGTTTTAGCGGAAGACATCACGGCAAAGCAGGTAGATACAGCCATTAAAAGCAGCGCCGGGGCTTTGTTGACCAATGTCCGCCTGTTTGACGTTTATACCGGAGAGCAAGTTCCGGCCGGGATGAAGAGTTTGGCATTTTCGTTAACCTTCCAGTCCCAGGAGCGTACGCTGACTGATGCGGAAGTTGATGCGCATTATCAAAATATCGTGGCCCATCTGGAAAAAACACTGCAGGCTAAACTGCGCAGTTAA
- a CDS encoding vWA domain-containing protein, translated as MGFKKNPAFFFFWLFALFISFWSAFHSVTAAEAVKKHEIVFLLDVSYSMNTTDAEKLAPDCLEEILYTLPSNYMVGLVTYGSDVQAVKPVDAGREQVSAALRQVNYSGYTNAGAGLERALGLFQDSTADKTVILLSDGEIMLDNPAATQVSGEQFNRAMQAAAQRGIRVLPVVIGDPGNVPQANIYTVANRQGMVFQVDDAAQLSGVAKKILYEVFGIAKIAVSSGDLQTDTLNVRLPLAHSDSINEAKILLTSTGPLGNIGAGYTAHSGEVLNGKRFAAVLLRRPQSEAVEIRFGAVGDRYIQANLILDMMTASVQAEVKYTGPGQPGKKLAEVRLIPVSTANPGLQLLQDPYFEGKPVQVTADGQEIAAMVEKGAVRFLLPADSARSVAVKVRYEDLGINLIAPDKTYVEITQPAGYGKMLAVIAALVMAIAALVWWRRRTPEPAAPPPPASCYEYAGKLKIYVTKTPDDSDVAPMEYNLYRHFRKEEISLGAILENCGLPFFLAGAYKILFSPGANKALVLTNKSDCTVLKNRDLLVKDHSCLVYLHERIHITFEDERSELILEYKNVKPSERH; from the coding sequence ATGGGCTTTAAAAAGAATCCGGCGTTTTTCTTCTTTTGGTTGTTCGCACTGTTCATTTCTTTTTGGAGTGCCTTCCACAGTGTTACGGCGGCGGAGGCGGTAAAAAAGCACGAAATTGTTTTTCTTCTCGATGTCAGCTATTCCATGAATACGACGGACGCGGAAAAACTTGCGCCGGATTGTCTGGAAGAAATTCTATATACGCTGCCGTCAAATTATATGGTAGGTCTTGTTACCTATGGCAGCGATGTGCAGGCAGTAAAACCGGTGGATGCCGGGCGTGAGCAAGTGAGTGCTGCATTGCGTCAGGTGAACTATAGCGGCTATACGAACGCCGGGGCGGGACTGGAAAGGGCATTGGGCCTATTTCAGGATAGTACGGCGGATAAAACGGTGATATTGCTGTCCGACGGCGAAATCATGCTGGATAATCCGGCCGCGACGCAAGTCTCCGGGGAGCAGTTCAACCGGGCGATGCAGGCGGCGGCTCAGCGCGGCATCCGCGTTTTGCCTGTTGTGATCGGCGATCCGGGCAATGTGCCGCAGGCCAATATTTACACTGTTGCCAACCGGCAGGGCATGGTGTTTCAGGTTGACGACGCCGCGCAGTTAAGTGGCGTCGCCAAAAAGATTCTATATGAGGTATTCGGCATTGCCAAAATAGCCGTCAGCAGCGGCGATCTGCAAACCGATACGCTGAATGTGCGCTTGCCGCTTGCGCACAGCGACTCCATCAATGAAGCGAAAATTCTCCTCACTTCAACCGGGCCGTTAGGCAATATCGGCGCCGGCTACACCGCCCACAGCGGTGAGGTCTTAAACGGCAAACGCTTTGCCGCCGTCCTGCTGCGGCGGCCGCAAAGCGAGGCGGTTGAAATCCGTTTTGGAGCCGTGGGAGACCGTTATATACAGGCCAACCTGATTTTGGATATGATGACGGCGTCGGTTCAGGCGGAAGTGAAGTATACAGGCCCTGGACAGCCGGGAAAAAAGCTGGCCGAGGTGCGGTTGATTCCCGTCAGCACTGCCAATCCCGGACTGCAGCTTTTGCAGGACCCTTATTTTGAAGGCAAACCGGTTCAGGTGACGGCGGACGGCCAGGAGATTGCGGCAATGGTGGAAAAAGGAGCGGTCCGTTTTTTACTGCCGGCCGACAGCGCCCGCAGCGTGGCGGTGAAAGTACGCTACGAAGATCTTGGCATCAACCTTATCGCGCCGGATAAGACCTATGTTGAGATCACACAGCCGGCAGGATATGGGAAGATGCTTGCGGTCATTGCGGCCCTTGTCATGGCAATCGCCGCGTTGGTCTGGTGGAGAAGGCGAACCCCGGAACCGGCAGCTCCGCCGCCGCCCGCAAGCTGCTACGAATATGCCGGCAAACTTAAAATCTATGTCACTAAGACGCCGGACGACAGCGATGTCGCCCCAATGGAATACAATTTATACCGTCACTTCCGGAAGGAAGAAATCAGTCTGGGGGCGATTCTGGAAAACTGCGGCCTCCCCTTTTTCCTGGCCGGCGCATATAAAATCCTTTTCAGTCCAGGCGCAAACAAAGCGCTGGTGCTTACGAACAAGTCGGACTGTACGGTTTTGAAAAACCGGGATCTGTTGGTGAAGGATCACAGCTGTCTCGTCTATTTACACGAAAGAATTCATATTACCTTTGAGGACGAGCGCAGCGAGCTGATTTTAGAATACAAAAATGTCAAGCCGTCTGAACGGCACTAA
- a CDS encoding transcriptional regulator: MTELAIITQTNRTLLLEEINPEKLDLLTMVGDVKGMDSLNDEKIKEINEHLQVRSFDEFLEKFDPVVYSFYNASNQRVMYTLKKPENIPDELLTEIHLNMHNDFLKMLLTLVETKRSQGLLNVDFKFEKLTNLISPAKVMEDIRQLRKEMRYLYSEYALLEEGDPKKLDVGDKLNVMFEEASMNYNNVMAMLPLAIEDIKTRLLLGAGGDGKNDTPLTLGVLSMGEEGELKILEAPKPETKALATLDDQINRGLITAIEEDYEALNADSPSVYVKALVARTFCPLPSTMVSTVDTEKEIVNYNSYLEFYKTAKDDFIKTVKPLIEKVLGVRLFFEQYPAKLKGMRPSLLITNAGNEMLVKSSNIPRLITFLNTVNAKNDFNNTVWYAIFPSVSLDQNSKMKLSRERFKGNKIVENPNVNSVESLARILDVMKDYRVQCFFSYETGDKTTFNYMATEGIEKFVERCASLTGKPYSEFGIPCIPNFTIVPKDKSGVILDKKMVLNDANMAELSNAKEDIMKLWIDGVYIGAAFVAAGLCAATQCPEYLKKIFKRNVDTELPGVRFDLEAGDHPLRVRTSLAKEITGFTNSIKDDINRKNFGFVFSSENAAFNGLNITDIMVYKARNLLYDTELGVYEPIYKTQVTTYIERVLRHATGDFKQDNIIKFFSNNPQSQKSLWAGKRDQVNSIISEGDDISYVIDEANGICTLDITFNGNVKNLEIEINRLTSAGRSA, translated from the coding sequence GTGACAGAATTGGCCATTATTACGCAAACAAACCGGACTCTGCTGTTAGAAGAGATCAATCCCGAGAAGCTTGACCTGCTTACCATGGTGGGTGACGTAAAAGGAATGGACAGCCTTAACGATGAGAAGATCAAAGAGATCAACGAGCATCTTCAGGTCAGAAGCTTTGACGAATTTCTGGAAAAATTTGATCCTGTCGTTTATTCCTTCTACAACGCCAGCAATCAGCGCGTCATGTACACGCTGAAAAAACCGGAAAACATCCCGGACGAACTGTTGACGGAAATCCATCTCAACATGCACAACGATTTTCTCAAGATGCTGCTGACGCTGGTGGAAACCAAGCGTTCCCAGGGGCTCTTAAATGTCGATTTTAAATTTGAAAAGCTCACCAATTTGATTTCACCGGCCAAGGTCATGGAAGACATCCGTCAGCTCAGAAAGGAAATGCGCTACCTTTATTCCGAGTACGCGCTTTTGGAGGAAGGCGACCCGAAAAAACTTGATGTGGGCGATAAGCTGAACGTTATGTTTGAAGAAGCCAGCATGAACTACAATAACGTCATGGCCATGCTGCCGCTGGCAATCGAAGACATCAAGACGCGGCTGCTGCTGGGGGCGGGCGGTGACGGCAAGAACGACACGCCGCTTACCCTGGGCGTTCTGTCGATGGGCGAAGAGGGGGAATTGAAAATTCTCGAAGCGCCCAAGCCGGAAACCAAGGCTCTGGCCACGCTGGACGACCAGATCAACCGTGGTCTGATCACAGCGATTGAGGAGGATTACGAAGCGCTGAATGCCGATAGTCCCAGCGTCTACGTCAAAGCGCTTGTTGCCCGGACGTTCTGCCCGCTGCCGTCCACGATGGTATCGACCGTCGATACCGAAAAAGAAATTGTCAATTACAACTCCTATCTGGAATTTTATAAAACAGCCAAAGACGATTTTATCAAAACCGTCAAACCGTTGATTGAAAAGGTGCTGGGCGTCCGGCTGTTTTTCGAACAATATCCGGCTAAGCTCAAAGGCATGCGACCGTCGCTGCTCATCACCAACGCCGGCAACGAGATGCTGGTTAAATCCTCTAATATCCCGCGCCTGATCACCTTCCTCAACACGGTCAATGCCAAGAACGATTTCAACAATACGGTCTGGTACGCGATCTTTCCGTCCGTTTCGCTTGATCAAAACTCCAAGATGAAGCTGTCACGCGAACGGTTCAAAGGCAATAAAATTGTTGAAAACCCCAATGTCAACAGCGTCGAATCGCTGGCCCGCATTCTTGATGTGATGAAAGACTACCGGGTGCAATGCTTCTTCAGCTACGAGACCGGCGATAAGACAACCTTTAATTACATGGCCACGGAAGGGATTGAAAAATTCGTTGAGCGTTGCGCCAGCCTGACCGGCAAACCCTACAGCGAATTTGGCATTCCCTGCATTCCAAACTTCACTATTGTGCCAAAGGACAAATCCGGGGTTATCCTCGACAAAAAAATGGTTTTAAACGACGCCAACATGGCGGAGCTGTCCAACGCCAAGGAAGACATTATGAAGCTGTGGATCGACGGCGTCTATATTGGCGCGGCGTTCGTTGCGGCCGGTCTGTGCGCGGCCACGCAATGCCCGGAATACCTGAAAAAAATCTTTAAGCGCAACGTTGATACCGAACTGCCCGGCGTGCGCTTCGACCTGGAGGCAGGCGATCACCCGCTGCGGGTGCGGACTTCGCTGGCCAAAGAAATCACCGGCTTTACCAATAGCATTAAGGATGACATTAACCGCAAAAATTTCGGCTTTGTCTTCTCTTCGGAAAACGCCGCCTTTAACGGGCTGAACATTACGGACATCATGGTCTATAAGGCGCGCAACCTTCTTTATGACACCGAGCTTGGCGTGTATGAGCCCATCTACAAGACGCAGGTCACGACCTATATCGAACGCGTGCTGCGTCACGCGACCGGCGACTTCAAGCAGGACAACATCATCAAGTTCTTCTCCAACAATCCGCAGAGCCAGAAAAGCCTGTGGGCCGGCAAACGCGATCAGGTCAACTCCATCATCAGCGAGGGAGACGACATCAGCTATGTTATTGACGAGGCCAACGGCATCTGCACGCTGGATATCACTTTCAACGGCAATGTCAAGAACCTCGAAATCGAGATCAACCGCCTGACGTCGGCGGGCCGAAGCGCGTAA